CCAATTTTTCTCGCAATGATTTGTAATTTTGATTGCTCGTTCACGATGCTTACCACTCTCCGCTTTGTTTTTTTCTACGACCTTCTAGTATGCCTCGGGTATACCCATCTTGCTCGGTTTCTCCGGCCCTCGCTACTGGAGCAACAGGAGGAACGGGGTCTACTCCTCTGACTCTGCCCCCATTATACGTATAACCCTCGATGAAACCTTTTTGATAATTATCGGAATAACTTTCGTACGCTTTCTTCCGAGGCCGATCATCCGACTCATCACCCGTAGTATGAATTTTACCATCACTAAGATCAGTTACTTTCATGGCATACACTACCTCGTGAAATACCAATAAAATAATTATGACTAAAAATATTTTGCGCATTTTTTGCCTCCTAAAACAATCTGATAACACCAAGGAAACAAACCACGATCCGACAACCGGGAGCTTGTGGGCCAACCTCGCCCGCGGAGTATTCTACCTCAACCTCATATGATCATAAACATATTACGTAAGGTGAGTGCAAAAATCCCTCACCTCTCAAAATGGCGAGAATCCCTGCCTGTCCGGCAGGCAGGTGCGGGGGCGTTCCAAACCCCACAGCCCCCGCTTGGAGACCGACTCCCACAAGTTCGATAAAAAATAATGGTGCCGAGGGGCAGAATCGAACTGCCCACGCCTGCCTTTTCAGGGCAGCGCTCTACCACTGAGCTACCTCGGCACTAATTTCCATGATCCATTTATTAAAAGGAAGATATTAACAGAGCTTCTTTCGATTGTAAATCTTCTATTTACCGTGGCTCGCAATCTATGGTTGACATCATCCCTTTTTAGAGCTAACCTCCTGGTCTCTGGTCTTGGAATGTTGTTTGGCAAATAAATCTAAAGAAAGGAATCTACCTTATGCCTGCCACTGCTCCTATTTTCGTTCTTGAAAAACTCCCCTATCTAGAAAATGCCTTAGAGCCTTATATTTCCGCGAAAACTCTCAGTTTTCACTACGGCAAACACCATGCCGGATATGTGGATAAACTTAATTCGCTTTGCGCGAATACCGCATACGCGGATCTTTCAATCGAAGCCGTAATGAAAAAAACTTCAGGAATTTTGGACAAAGCCGCCATCTTTAATAACGCGGCTCAGGTGTGGAACCATGCATTTTATTGGAAAAGCCTAAATCCTGAGGGATCTCGAAAACCTTCCGGTGTCCTGTTGTCAAAAATCGAAACGACTTTTTCAGGGTATGAAAATTTTCATAAGCAATTAATCGAGACAGCCATTTCACAATTCGGCAGTGGCTGGGCGTGGCTCGTCAAAGATGGAACAACACTCAAAATTGTAAAAACAACCAACGCTGACAATCCTCTCGTACATGGTCAAAAGCCGCTTCTGACCATCGACGTTTGGGAGCACGCCTACTATCTAGATTACCAAAATAAGCGCCAGGCTTACGTGGAAGCTATAGTTGATCATTTGCTTAACTGGGATTTTGCGGCGTCCAATTTCTAAGTTGAATACACCACGGATACGAGGATGTCTCTCGTGGAACGGGTAAGCAATTAAACACTATTCTCTTAACTAGGGCACACCGTTCATTAAAAATAATATTTTTTTGCTTAACTTTATCGCTTCGTCATGTTACTATGGCTCACGTTTGGGTATTTTCTTTTATTAACAAGGAGGCAAAATGCGTAAAGGAACGTTAGTCATTGGTGTAGTTTTAATGCTCGCAGTCGCTTATTGCGTGAATGCGT
The Verrucomicrobia bacterium CG1_02_43_26 genome window above contains:
- a CDS encoding superoxide dismutase (SodB; iron binding; present under aerobic and anaerobic conditions; destroys free radicals) — protein: MPATAPIFVLEKLPYLENALEPYISAKTLSFHYGKHHAGYVDKLNSLCANTAYADLSIEAVMKKTSGILDKAAIFNNAAQVWNHAFYWKSLNPEGSRKPSGVLLSKIETTFSGYENFHKQLIETAISQFGSGWAWLVKDGTTLKIVKTTNADNPLVHGQKPLLTIDVWEHAYYLDYQNKRQAYVEAIVDHLLNWDFAASNF